A genomic stretch from Penicillium digitatum chromosome 4, complete sequence includes:
- a CDS encoding 60S ribosomal protein L28 — MASNISNDLVWQITRNQNSFLVNRNSGGGFQFSRDPLNLLNKHSYKYAGYANNKAVGVQATENGVAVITKKPSNPQQPAQNLVTVTYGPSTSTRKIYKGVADKTAKNSYRADLREEAVARVSAVRRSQLPKKDAPAQKLRGSKARKDEESE, encoded by the exons ATGGCCTCAAACATCTCCAACGATCTGGTCTGGCAGATCACCC GCAACCAGAACTCCTTCCTGGTTAACCGCAACTCCGGTGGTGGCTTCCAGTTCTCCCGGGACCCCCTTAACCTGCTGAACAAGCACTCCTACAAG TATGCCGGTTATGCCAACAACAAG GCTGTCGGTGTCCAGGCTACTGAGAACGGTGTCGCCGTGATCACCAAGAAGCCTAGCAACCCCCAGCAGCCCGCTCAGAACTTGGTCACTGTGACTTATGGTCCTAGCACTTCCACCCGCAA GATCTACAAGGGTGTTGCCGATAAGACCGCTAAGAACAGCTACCGTGCTGATCTCCGCGAGGAGGCCGTCGCCCGTGTGAGCGCTGTCCGCCGCTCGCAGCTCCCCAAGAAGGATGCTCCTGCTCAGAAGCTCCGGGGTTCCAAGGCCCGCAAGGATGAAGAGTCTGAGTAA
- a CDS encoding Splicing factor 3b subunit 4 — MSNARHWEQDKEATVYIGNLDERVSDSLVWELMLQAGRIVNVHLPKDRVTQLHQGYGFVEFISEEDAEYASKIMNGIRLHGKPIRVNKASADKQKAVEIGAELFVGNLDPMVAEQVLFDTFSRFGNLVNPPKIARDDNNLSKGYGFVSFADFESSDAAITNMNGQYLMNKQVSVQYAYKKDGKGERHGDEAERMLAAQARKHNVQPPTQQPSQFPGAGPGISATPVMLNGDSSRPLSTAPSQTPDLSMNRSVPPAMSYQSAPPPMPYQTVPLPNRHVPPPVASLHTPPPGLPARPPPSQAGYGGPQSFLPPGFNGAGQPPFVPQAAAPPGFGPPGFGLPTGAPSLPPGFQQPGYGGSR; from the exons ATGTCTAACGCAAGGCACTG GGAACAAGACAAAGAGGCAACCGTGTACATCGGAAACCTTGATGAACGGGTCTCGGACAGCCTAGTATGGGAATTGATGCTGCAGGCTGGGCGCATCGTCAATGTCCATCTGCCTAAAGACCGGGTCACGCAGTTACACCAGGGGTATGGATTTGTCGAGTTCATCAGCGAGGAAGATGCCGAATATGCATCAAAGATCATGAATGGAATCCGGCTCCATGGCAAGCCTATTCGTGTTAACAAGGCATCAGCTGATAAACAAAAGGCCGTGGAAATTGGTGCAGAGCTGTTTGTGGGTAATCTCGATCCTATGGTTGCCGAGCAGGTTCTGTTTGATACGTTCAGCCGATTTGGCAATCTTGTCAATCCGCCTAAA ATTGCCCGCGATGACAACAATCTCTCTAAAGGATATGGATTTGTTTCTTTTGCTGATTTCGAATCCTCGGATGCAGCCATCACGAACATGAATGGTCAATACCTGATGAACAAACAGGTTTCAGTACAGTATGCATACAAGAAGGATGGGAAAGGCGAGAGACATGGGGATGAAGCGGAGCGAATGTTGGCAGCCCAGGCTCGCAAGCATAATGTACAGCCCCCTACTCAGCAGCCTTCGCAGTTCCCTGGCGCTGGTCCGGGTATATCAGCAACACCTGTAATGTTGAACGGCGACAGCTCTCGACCCTTGAGCACAGCCCCGTCACAAACACCTGATCTAAGCATGAATAGGAGTGTGCCACCAGCTATGTCCTACCAGAGCGCACCCCCTCCAATGCCCTACCAAACCGTTCCCCTTCCAAACCGACACGTTCCACCCCCCGTCGCTTCACTCCATACCCCACCTCCTGGGCTTCCGGCCCGGCCTCCGCCTTCTCAAGCTGGCTATGGCGGCCCACAGTCCTTTTTACCACCTGGATTCAATGGTGCAGGCCAGCCACCCTTCGTCCCACAGGCTGCAGCTCCCCCTGGGTTTGGGCCGCCTGGATTTGGCCTTCCAACTGGGGCCCCTTCATTGCCACCAGGATTCCAACAGCCCGGATACGGGGGCAGTCGGTGA
- a CDS encoding uncharacterized protein (putative transposable element) — translation MQSVQDHLQSQHSSDLSIFRVPCIAHVIQLSLNELLGKLKAVPSNKEIELEWSEEKTHSFQNKRNTSGSIQITYTLKKIRGLAGDIDYANRYQEVLSREFDRYRKMLTHDTNDPAVLETSGVAIDENDDCDLDAACASQNQPLEELTKPDDDEIARYLARGIERQKPRIFWKEYEKSFPDPS, via the exons atgcagagtgtccaggaccaccttcagtctcagcattcatcagatctctcaatcttccgcgtcccatgcatcgcgcatgtgatccagctgagtctgaatgagcttcttgggaagcttaaggcagtgccaagcaataaggagatcgagttagagtggtccgaggaaaaaacccactctttccagaataagcgcaatacctccggcagtatccagatcacatatacattgaaaaag atccgaggactagca ggcgatattgattatgcgaatcgttatcaagaggtcctgagccgagagttcgatcgatataggaagatgcttacgcatgatactaatgacccagcggtactggagacttctggagtagccatcgatgagaatgatgactgtgatcttgatgctgcttgtgcatcccagaaccagccattggaagagcttacaaaaccagatgacgacgagattgcacgatatcttgctcgtggaattgagcgacagaaacctcgaattttctggaaggaatatgagaagagctttcccgaccctagctag
- a CDS encoding HAT dimerization — MLDGRDIQPRAITDEISQYLDSDTVSDELEAAKEEREEKLSEIEVDPISDTEEQEDELEDKPGDAIEVVIEDRPEDIPEERPLPTSEYGRPCSPSLPPTCTQTRASGRKRKSREDDLFEYH, encoded by the exons atgcttgatggaagggatatacaaccacgagccattactgatgaaatcagtcaatatcttgacagcg atactgtttct gatgagcttgaggcggcaaaagaggagagggaagagaagctcagtgagattgaggttgatccaattagtgatacagaggagcaggaggatgaactggaagataaaccaggggatgcaattgaggttgtaattgaggatagaccagaggatataccggaggagaggcccttacctacaagtgaatatggtcgtccttgctcgccatcattaccaccaacctgtacacagacacgagcatcagggagaaaacgtaaaagcagggaagatgatttatttgaataccattag
- a CDS encoding Malate dehydrogenase, NAD-dependent: MVKAVVLGAAGGIGQPLSLLLKASPLVDDLALYDVVNTPGVAADLSHISSVAKITGYLPKDDGLKLALTGADVVVIPAGIPRKPGMTRDDLFKVNAGIVKGLVESIAEFAPKAFILVISNPVNSTVPIAAEVLKAAGVFDPKRLFGVTTLDVVRAETFTQEFSGVKNAADATVPVIGGHSGETIVPLFSKVSPSFQIPADRYDALVNRVQFGGDEVVKAKDGAGSATLSMAFAGFRFAEAVLKASKGEKGIVEPTFVYLPGVAGGDEIVKATGLDFFSTPVELGPNGAEKAINILDGVTEQEKKLLEACIKGLQGNIEKGVEFAKNSAPK; the protein is encoded by the exons ATGGTCAAGGCTG TTGTTCTCGGAGCTGCTGGTGGCATTGGCCAG CCTCTCTCCCTCTTGCTGAAGGCATCCCCTCTTGTTGATGACCTTGCTCTCTATGATGTTGTCAACACCCCCGGTGTGGCTGCAGATCTCTCTCATATCTCCTCGGTCGCC AAAATCACTGGTTACCTCCCCAAAGATGATGGATTGAAGCTCGCTCTGACCGGTGCTGATGTGGTTGTTATCCCCGCCGGCATTCCCC GCAAGCCCGGTATGACCCGTGACGACCTTTTCAAGGTCAATGCCGGAATCGTGAAGGGTCTTGTTGAAAGCATCGCCGAGTTTGCCCCCAAGGCTTTCATCCTCGTTATCTCCAACCCTGTAAACTCCACCGTCCCCATCGCCGCCGAGGTCCTCAAGGCTGCCGGTGTCTTCGATCCTAAGCGTCTGTTCGGTGTGACCACCCTGGATGTTGTTCGTGCCGAGACCTTCACCCAGGAGTTTTCCGGCGTGAAGAACGCCGCTGATGCCACCGTTCCCGTTATTGGTGGCCACTCTGGCGAGACCATTGTTCCTCTATTTAGCAAGGTATCCCCGAGCTTCCAGATTCCTGCTGACCGCTACGATGCTCTTGTCAACC GTGTCCAATTTGGAGGTGATGAGGTCGTCAAGGCCAAGGACGGCGCTGGTTCCGCTACTCTATCTATGGCCTTCGCCGGTTTCAG ATTTGCCGAGGCTGTCCTCAAGGCTTCCAAGGGCGAGAAGGGCATTGTTGAGCCTACTTTCGTCTACCTGCCCGGTGTTGCTGGCGGAGATGAGATTGTCAAGGCCACCGGTCTTGACTTCTTCTCCACTCCCGTGGAACTTGGG CCCAACGGTGCCGAGAAGGCTATCAACATCCTTGACGGTGTGACCGAGCAGGAGAAGAAGCTCCTTGAGGCTTGCATCAAGGGACTTCAGGGCAACATTGAGAAGGGCGTTGAGTTCGCCAAGAACTCTGCACCAAA ATAG
- a CDS encoding UPF0357 protein, with protein MTYILFYFLLFTVIIGGTALYLTRSRWMPLIQVPGYLYHRLPSSFTADLEAGLSSSQFDITANLADGDSRAGLDQEAKAQVIKIMKSQKVNFDEARRIYTEQRFANNNIGPDGQPRDPKFISFS; from the exons ATGACTTACATTCTCTTTTATTTCCTACTCTTTACAGTTATTATCGGTGGGACAG CGTTATACCTCACTCGGTCACGATGGATGCCATTAATCCAAGTGCCTGGTTATCTCTATCACCGCCTTCCCTCTAGTTTTACCGCTGATCTCGAGGCCGGTCTGAGCTCATCACAATTCGACATTACTGCCAACCTTGCAGACGGGGATTCAAGGGCTGGCTTGGATCAAGAAGCAAAGGCCCAAGTGATCAAAATTATGAAGAGTCAAAAGGTCAATTTTGATGAAGCACGGCGGATATACACTGAGCAACGATTTGCAAACAATAACATCGGACCTGACGGCCAGCCAAGGGACCCCAAATTTATCTCTTTTTCGTGA
- a CDS encoding Transport protein particle (TRAPP) component produces the protein MSFDSISPLNADPNARVFSSSCFDFLLIELVPMAERMAKELASEGKEIEDEEVRETTFFRLESLGYRVGQGLAERFARDRPRFTDNLDVIKFLCKDLWTVLFKKQVDNLKTNHRGVYVLTDSAFRPFGRMSMAVRSEAISMAQAYLWFPCGIIRGALANLGINTTVQAETSDLPGATFQIKTLQPRP, from the exons ATGTCATTTGATTCAATTTCCCCGTTAAATGCCGATCCAAATGCTCGCGTCTTCAGCTCCTCGTGCTTCGACTTCTTACTCATAGAATTGGTGCCAATGGCCGAGCGTATGGCAAAGGAACTTGCGTCCGAGggaaaggaaattgaagacgaagaggttAGAGAGACAACCTTCTTTCGTCTGGAGTCTCTGGGTTATCGTGTCGGGCAAGGCCTTGCAGAACG CTTCGCCCGAGACCGTCCTCGATTTACCGATAATCTCGATGTGATCAAGTTTCTTTGCAAGGATCTGTGGACGGTTCTATTCAAAAAACAGGTGGATAATTTGAAAACGAACCATCGG GGAGTCTATGTTTTGACTGATAGCGCGTTCCGGCCATTTGGCAGGATGAGCATGGCGGTGCGGAGTGAAGCAATATCCATGGCGCAGGCA TACCTCTGGTTTCCTTGTGGTATCATCCGGGGTGCGTTAGCGAATTTGGGGATCAACACCACTGTGCAGGCGGAGACCTCAGATCTACCAGGTGCAACTTTTCAGATCAAAACTCTCCAGCCTCGGCCTTGA
- a CDS encoding Mitochondrial substrate carrier has protein sequence MTGQDGFSSSFVETVAGFTAGIVSTLSLHPLDMVKTRLQVDRSSSRFGSSLRIIRNIFHYEGGCVAFYRGLTPNIIGNSTSWGLYFLCYSSLKDTMRVYREESEDILTSSDYLLASGSAGVITSVLTNPIWVIKTRMLSTGSHAPGAYSSFVSGAKEIYQVDGIPGFYRGLIPALFGVSHGALQFMAYEQLKVFRLRSMSAISPIGSDHLGTKRVLGNFDFFAISGLSKVFAGSVTYPYQVVRSRLQTYEAHLIYRGAIDVFSQIWAQEGIAGFYKGLGPNLFRVLPSTWVTFLVYENAKVYLSRLAQNSWNPSY, from the exons ATGACTGGTCAAGATGGCTTCTCGTCATCCTTTGTGGAGACCGTAGCAGGATTCACAGCGGGGATTGTGTCAACTCTGTCGCTACATCCCCTTGACATGGTCAAAACGAGGCTACAAG TCGATCGATCATCTTCCCGGTTTGGGAGTTCACTGCGAATCATTCGAAATATCTTCCATTATGAGGGTGGCTGTGTCGCTTTTTACCGGGGACTTACCCCCAATATTATTGGAAATTCCACAAGTTGGGGTTTGTACTTTTTATGCTATAGCAGCTTGAAAGATACTATGCGAGTCTATCGCGAGGAGAGTGAGGATATTCTCACATCGTCTGATTATCTTCTCGCATCTGGCAGTGCAG GTGTTATTACCTCAGTCCTCACCAATCCAATCTGGGTGATCAAAACTCGCATGTTGTCAACAGGTTCCCATGCTCCGGGAGCGTATTCTTCGTTTGTATCTGGGGCAAAAGAAATTTACCAGGTGGATGGAATACCCGGCTTCTATCGAGGTCTCATACCGGCCCTATTTGGCGTCAGTCATGGTGCCCTTCAGTTTATGGCGTATGAGCAGTTGAAAGTCTTCAGGTTGCGGTCGATGAGTGCCATAAGCCCAATTGGGAGCGACCATTTGGGCACCAAACGGGTGCTGGGtaattttgatttctttgccATTTCCGGTCTATCAAAAGTATTCGCTGGCAGTGTGACGTATCCTTACCAAGTAGTTAGGTCCCGGTTGCAAACTTACGAGGCCCATCTCATCTACCGGGGGGCCATCGATGTCTTTTCCCAGATATGGGCCCAAGAAGGCATCGCAGGTTTCTATAAGGGTCTTGGTCCAAATCTGTTCCGGGTACTTCCAAGCACATGGGTGACCTTCCTGGTATACGAGAATGCCAAGGTGTACCTATCCCGGCTGGCGCAAAATTCCTGGAATCCTTCCTACTAA